The genomic DNA TTGGAGTCCCCTGCTCCAGAACTCATTGGGcgtcccaggtggtactagtggtaaaaaaaaaaacctgactcccagtgaaggagatgtaagagatgtagtttcgatccctgggtcagaaagatcccctggaggagggcatagcaaccctctcctgtattcttgcttggagaatcccatggacacaggagcctggcgggctttgGGCCACTGGgttgcacacaactgaagtgacttagtacactcatgtaggagacataggagatgtgggtttcatcccacggttgggacaatcccctggataaaaatggcaactcactctgttattgcctggagaatatcatagacagaggaatctgtcaggaatccacaaagagtcagatgtgactgagtacACACCCTACAAAGCTTAACTGTTGATCATTCATATTAAATGTTGCCTCTGCAGAATGTCAAATATTTTTGAACTGATGACAGTGTTGTAAGTTTCAGTTTAATCATCTGTAGATGAGAATAATATCAACCAACTAGTGACAAAGAATTGAGCAAaggcttcatttcttttttgggtcTTCAAGATAAAGTTTTATCCTTCTGCTGTCCCAACCAGCTGAATTAGCCTGAAGTTTCCAAATGTACTGATTATTAAGGCAATTTTCTGGAAACACTGTCCCACAGGAGAAGATCTGGTTTTTACTGGCAAGAAGTGAGAATTTGATGAACCAGCGACAAGGACAAGGGGACCACCATGGCCCTGGGCCAGGGAGATTGGGGATCAACTGAGGTCTTTTAACTTTCTGGAGTTTGTGTTTTGATTGGAGAGGAAAGAAATGAACAACATTAAAGCTGAAAAGAACACATAATATCCCCAGGATTTGTAGGGTAAGAGACAAGTATCTGTCTTTTTAGAAAGAAAGTAGCTTCCAACATGAATGGGCTGGGGCTAGAGCAGGCCTCCTAGAAGTGATCTCAGAGGAGGGGTGGTATTCAAGATGCCAGCTCTCTCTAGCTCCCCGAGGGGCCTTGAATTGAAAAGTATCCCTTCCTCTACCTCCCCTGCTCTCATGGCCACCATGGTTGTGCAAAGGATGGGCAACCTCTAATGCTCCCTTCTAAGGAGTGACTTGCTTCCCAGGTACCTGCTGCCCTCCCCAGCCAGGGGGGAGCCAAGGAGAGGCTCAACCAGGGACCAGGTGTCTCTGCCTGAGCACAGTGCACCAGAGGTCTGGGATGCGGGGCCCATCCTCCGGGCTCCCATTGATTGCCTAGCGAGATCTGGAGCTAAGAGCAGGACCCAATGTCCAGCACAGAGGCTCTCACCACCCACCAAATACCCCAGTCTCCCTCCACCTGCACATTCTTGGCCCAGGCAAGCCTGGCCCTTCTTACCCTGGGGGAGTGGTTTCCAGATCTGAAATGTCACCTCTCCTCTCCAGGGCTCTGAATCCTCTTCAGCCTTGAAGTCCTGTTCCCTATGAGTACGTGTGTGTCCATGGGTTGGGGGTGCTGGGACGGGATGAGGGATATCTCATAAGCTGTTTTCTTCACTCATTACCTGTGCCTCACAGTTTAAACTTCAGTGACAAGTTCCTTGTAGAGCAGGACCTGGTGCTGACATTTACTTCCTGCTCAGTGCTAGGCAGAGAGCCATGTTCCACAGAGAGATTCTCAGTgaacagagaaatgaaataatgaggaaatgaacaaataagtgaatgaataagttAGTAGTAACTGACAGAtttcttttgttgtctttttgcaCATGAATGCTTACTCACAAcagtcaaaaggtagaaacaacccaagtgtctatcAACATTTATCCAgggtgaatgaataaaaaaaatgtattgtgtTCATACTatagaacattactcagccatagactGGAACGAAGTACTGAGATGTGCTACAAATTGTATGAGCCTCAAGAATGTCACTCCTGGTTTAAAGAGGCAGAGACGAAGGGtcatatactgtatatatttatataaaatatccagaataggtaacATAGACAGGCAGGTGCATAAAGGTAGCCAGGGCttaggaggaggcagggagggagtaTGGGTATGAGGTTTTCTTTGGGATTAATGAAATAGTCTTGAACTAAAGAGTAGTGGTAGTTGTACAACTATGTCAATGTTCTAAATGCCACTgatttgtatactttaaatgattAATTACAGGTaattcctggaggtccagtggttaggattcagtgctctcactgccaggcctcaggtttaatccctggttgggtaactgAGAGCCTGCAAGCTACACAacacagtaaaagaaaataaagttatttttatattatgtgaatttaatctcaatgaaaaaagaataaCCAAACTCACAGAATTGAGTGTATAATTCTTGAATCAATAGGCATTTCTCCCTTTAGTCTTTGAAGGCAAATCTCATAATTTCAGACTTAGGCAGCCTTCTTAAGGTAATGTGATGTTTTGAAATGTTTGGTCATTTTTCGAAAGCAAATTAGCATGTGGTCACTAAAtacaaaaagatgaaaatttaaaTTGCCTGAATTGTGCCCCTTAGAAAGAACAAATGATAACACTTGTCTATGCTCTTCTTGTGGTTTTTTCAACGTGTGTTACATGTGCACATGCCTGACACATGCATGGACATGGTGAAGAAACCGAATATTAAATAGTGTTTATAACTTACTTTTATCACTTAATAATGAACAATAATGTCATCTATCTTCCATAATGTTAAAAGCATGTTACATAGTTTGTTTTTTTGGGATTAAATACAATTGATCTATAATATATTAGAATCAGATGTACATCATAATGAAttcatatttgcatatattgtgaaatgatgtcACAATAAGTCATCAACACACATAGTTACGATTTGTGTGTGATGAGAGCTTTTAAGATCTGCTTGCTCTGCAATGTTCAAGCATGCAACCCAGGATTACTAACTATAGTAACTTCACTGTACATTATATTCCTGGGACTCAATTGTTTAACTGAACTCTTGTACCTTTTGAAGATTTCTATCCATTGTGCCGACTTCTCAACCCCACCTctagcaaccacaaatctgttctctgtattgtGAGTAAGTTGTTTTTGTTCATCTGTtttcttagatttcacatataagtgagatcgtATGGTACCGCCCTTCCCTGTGACTTATTCCACTAAGCATAGTGCCTTCAAGGTTCACcagtgttgctgcaaatagcaagatttcattcccttttatggctgaataatgttccttTGTATACGCACCCTGCATTTTctacatccattcatccatccacagATACTTGGGCTCTAGGCTACATCCATGTCTGGGCTACCATGAATGACGCTGCAATTAACTtgggggtacatatatcttttcaggttagtattttcattttgtttagttaTATGCTGAGAAGCGGAATTGATGGATTCTACGGTAGCTCTAGTTTTAActttctgagaaacctccatgCTGTCTCCATAGTGACTGTTCCATTTGCATCCCTACTGCACaaagctttccttttctctacttcTCCAGCACTTCCTATTTGCTgtctgataatagccattctgagagGTGTGAGGTGACAGCTCTTTGtgcttttgatttctatttctctgGTGGTAAGTGTCAGGTGTCATTTCTGCCATAAACTTTGGTTCTGGGaaggggggagggcagggagtcCATGGTCCAGGGTAAAAGCTGACAGACTTAACTGCCATAAATACCATGGCCTTGGGGCAGGGGCAGGTGCATTGTATGCAAAGCCAGGTGAGTCTTGGTTTGGATCTGCCATCAATTCAGCAAGCCTGtttcttcacttgtaaaatggagatgtgGACACGCATTTCTTGATAGCCACTGGACCAGTCACCTGGAAGGGCAGTGTCTACACCCTACAGAACCCTGAAAGAATGCCAAGGCCCTGACCCTGCAGGCAGCTGGCTCCTCCTGGGCCGGGATCAGCTTTATGTCCATCTCTTCTGCGGCCACAGGTTCACCAGGACCTGCAGGAtgagcagggaggcctggaccAGCTGGCCCCATTGGGCTGAAAGGGGACAATGGCTCTGCTGGAGAACCCGGACCAAAGGGAGACCCTGGACCACCTGGTAAGCAGCTGGGCATGGAATGCAGGTGTCTGCAGATGGTGTGCTGCTGCTAGGCCATGGCAGTAGGCGTGCAGAGATTCTACCACAGGAAGAGGAAGGTCATTCTCAAGTTGGCACAGGGTTATCTCAGGGAAGACTGGAGCTCATGGGGAGGGTGGAGAGTGAGGGCAACATCTTTAGGAGGAGGCTGCCTGTCTGACTTCTATTACAGCCCCATCTTTTATGCACTCCGTTCCGAGGACATTCAGTGTCACTGAGGGGGctggtttttttttcccagggCCTCCAGGTATGCCTGGTCCAGCTGGAAGAGAGGGCCCCTCAtggaggcagggaagcatgggaCCTCCAGGCACACCAGGCCCCAAAGGAGAGACTGGGCCCAAAGGTAGGAGGGTGGTATGAGGTgggtgagggagggagaagggaggggtgaCGTTGGCAGCCCTGGTAGGGAGCAGGGTATGTGCACAGTGCCTGGAAAAGCCTGGAACGTCCGTGCCTGGTAGGCCTGGCCTGGGCCTCACCTCCCACATTCCCACACTGACTGAATCTCCTAGAGGAGACCTAGCAGTCAGGAGCAGTCTCCCAGGTCACTCTCTCACCTGGAGCTATGGGTGACAAGCTGCACTGATGAAGAAATGGTACCTGCTGAGCGCCGTCTCAGCCATGTTTCTCCAATGTGTTTCTGCCTCAGGAGGAGTGGGTGCCCCAGGCATGCAGGGCTCCCCAGGCCCCGCAGGTCTCAAAGGAGAGAGAGGTGCCCCCGGGGAGACTGGAGCCCCTGGACGTGCTGGGGAAGCAGGTGAGCAATGGATATGGGGCTGGGCTCATATTCCCTTGTGCCCACCACCACCAGCCATCATGTCAGAGCCGGCATTCCAGGGAGAGAGCCAGTGTTGGGTTTTGGGAACTGCCCGTCTCCAGGGAGAGGGTGGTGTGAGCAGCAGGGACTGTCTGTATTCAGGGAAGGCTAGTTGTTAGGTTATGGGACAGTCAGTGTATAGAGAGGATGCAAGCAGAGGTTCCAGGCACAGAGGGACATTTGTGTGTGGGAGGGTGTACTCCTGGGCATATGACAGTCCATGTGTggaggctggggggcggggggggggtgggcacAAAAATGCTAAAATATATGTTCAGCACTCACCCATTTCTACTTCTCTTATCCAGGGCCTGCTGGAGCCATAGGTCCGCAGGGCCCTTCAGGTGCCAGGGGCCCCCCAGGACTGAAGGGGGACAGAGGTGATCCTGGAGAAAGAGGAGCAAAGGGGGAGAGTGGGCTTACAGGTAAGGAAGCCTTGGGGGCCCCATTAGGGTGTGGGGCAGGGAGGCGGCCTTATTCAGCTCAGCTCTCCTCTCAGGTAACCCATTTAGTTACAGGTTGGGATCAAAGCAGGAAAGGTTGACAGGGTGTATGGTGAGGGGGACTCTGGTCTTAGCCTCTATGACTCACTGGAAGACAACCTGAGCAGATTTTCTATCTGATCTTTATGACAAGCTAACCTCCCTCTCCAGTTCATCACATAACTTTGAACATCAATAACTCAGTGGATGGGAAATACTCAAGCTATGTGTATTCCTCTCCTACAACCATACCACCCCCTGCAATGCAAAAGGAAGTGCTATCAGATTCCTAGAATTTGGAATTAAAATGACATCTGGTTCACTGTCAGTGAGGCAAGGGACCTGTCAGGGATACTGTTCACAAGAGAACCccaggaaatcccgtggacacagAGGCCAGCTAGGTCAGCAGAGGTGGACTTCCTAGGCCTCTGTTCCACCTCCTTACCCCACCCCCAACTTGCATCTTCACCTGGTCACTCTTCCCTTGAGGCCTGGGCTCTGAGTGACCCCAGGCTCTTCTGGATCTGTCTTCACTTGGCCTCTCTCTCCTGCAGAGGTCAATGCTCTCAGGCAGTGGGTGACAATCTTAGACGGACAGCTGCAACACTTCCAAAATGCCTTCTCTCAGTATAAGAAAGGTGAGTTCCTGGACCTGATTCTTGCCAGGCCCTGAGCGTGGGCCTCAGACTTAGTCTAGGCTTGGCTTGTAGTTCTCTTTGCTGGGTCTAAATTGGACTTGCTGGGACCATGACTGGGACTGGACCTAGAcctggggcaggaggtggggttaGGACAGGGCTGGGAGAGAGCTGTACCCCACATGCTCCAGAAGCTCAAGTAGATGCACAGGACAAGGAGGAGGATGCGGTCCATGTCACCAGTTCAGCAGACCTTCACCACAGCCTACCCTGGGCAGGTTCCTAGGACAGACAAGGGGTCACCCAACCCAGAATGCATTTCTTCCCTCTGTGGTGCCTGGTGTGAAAATATCCAGAGAAGAAGCTGCACAGTCCAGAGTAGCAGAGAATCCAGACATGATCCTGAGATCCAGGGTGGGATGATTCCTGTGGGGTTCAAGGCTGCTCAGACCTATCCTTGGTGTGTGGCCACTAAGTATCTTACCCTAAAGatgtccctgggtctggaaggaaTAGGCTGCCTCTAGTCTCTGGCCAGTCCTGGACTCCCCTGCACCTCTTGGGGAGTTAAAGCAGAGATTCTTCCCTAAGCCTGGATCCTAAGCAGGCAGAGGCCTCTTGGAGCACACACCTGAGTGCCCTGCGTCTTTGGGATGCTCCATCAACtgcccttcctccttctctgctcTCCCTGATGACAGCTTTGAATGCACATCACTTATCAAACCTCACTGATCCAAAAAAAGTAGAGTTTTCTGAAGAAGCAGAGCATTAAGGGGCCTGATTGGGTGAGACATAGGGTTGGCCACTAAGAACTCAAGCCAACTAAGTACTGAAGTAGTGGGATGAGAATTCTCAGCAGTTTATGTGTTCCTTCTTGCACAATCATATTTACATACCAATGTACTACctcattccctggtagctcagctggtaaagaatcttcctgcattgcaggagacctgggtttgatctctgggtcgggaatatcccctggaatggaaatggcaaaccactccgaTATCCtagcctggaaaaatctcatggacagaagtccctggtgggcttcagtacatggggtcaaaaagagttgggcacaacttaaaACCTAAGCCTTCATGCAGACTTATATAAACAAAGGTGAACTTGGGCATATGTGCTGGCCACCTGTGTGTACCTAAACACCATCACTCAGTCCACACCACCTACATATATGAACACACATGCAGACATATGCACACCCATCCTGAGGACCTTGAGTCAGCCCATGTACCTTCAGATGGACACACGGATGTAttcaagcatgcacacacacacacacccagatgcATGGGACATAAACCAATCACGGCACACAAGCTTGCACTGACCTTGTCTGGGGCTGTCTGGGCGCCATCCTGATTACGTGGAAAATCTGGTCTCCGATTGCTTGTTGAAGCTACTCAGAGGAAAAGGGCAGTGGGTTAGGGTGCAGCCTGGGTTCAGAACCAGTCCAGTGAGCCCTCTTAGGAGCCCAGAAGATTTCCATGCAGACCCTGGAAGTCAGAGGGGTGTGGATGGGATGGAAGAAAAAGAGATACTTAACACGTCACATCGGGGATGCTGTTTTGCAGTGTACCTTTTCCTTGGAAATAAGGGATTAGACTCTGAAAAGAGAAGTGACTTTCCCTTGTCACCTGGGCTGTCATTGCCAGGGTAGGGATGAACACATGACTTTCTGAAGCCCAGACAGGAGTCTCTCCAAAGCTGATCCCACCCTGCCCTCCCGCCCCCACATAGAGCTCTCAGATGCCGTCATCCTCTGCTCAGTGGTCCAGGGAGGCTGACTGGCCATAGGTTCACCTGCGAGCATATGGAAGCCAAAACTGGACAGCCCCCAGTGCAGAGGTCAGCACTTGGCTGCTCTCAGATgcacctctgtcctcccctttctcctcaccCCTTCACACAGCACAGAATGGCTCAGACAACTCCACATGCCCAGTCATCATGCAAGGGTGAGAGTGAGCCACCTGGTTGGTGTTTTCCACACTCTCAGGAACTGCCCAGGACTCTACAGTGTCATTTCCTTGCCAAAGTCTTTCCTATTTACACAGTAATTAAAATGCCTTGCTTTTGTTCTATCTGGTGCCCTGGTACCCTCGTGGGAGCTGGGGACTCCAGTTGAAGCACAAGATCTAGGTGCTGCCGCATCCCCAACCTGAATCTCCTCTTCCCCTAGCGGTGCTCTTCCCTGATGGCCAGGCTGTCGGGGAGAAGATCTTCAAGACGGCAGGTGCTGTAAAATCATATTCGGATGCCCAGCAGCTCTGCAGAGAGGCTAAGGGACAGCTGGCCTCCCCACGCTCTGCAGCTGAGAACGAGGCCGTGGCACAGCTGGTCAGAGCCAAGAACAATGATGCTTTCCTGAGCATGAATGACATCTCCACGGAGGGCAAGTTCACCTACCCCACAGGGGAGTCACTGGTCTATTCCAACTGGGCCAGTGGGGAGCCCAACAACAACAATGCTGGACAACCAGAGAACTGTGAGCAGATCTATCGGGAGGGCAAGTGGAATGACATACCCTGCAGTGAGCCACTCCTTGTGATCTGCGAGTTTTgagctcccccacccaccccagggaAGGGGGCAGTGCCCAGAGCTGTGAGCTGCCAACATCCCAATAAAAAGTTGACCCTCTGCTGCTCACGGCTTCCCCACTGAGCCACGGGATGAGGCCACAAGCCAGGCCTCCTATGGAACTCCTCCCTCAGAATAAAGTTTGAAACTGGCTTCACATCTGGAAGATTTTTCACAAAaaagggcgggggtggggggcagcttgCTGACTCAGGGGAAAGGCTAAAAGGAGGTCTCCAAGATGCCCTTGTTGAAAACTTCAGAGTCTCCTCCTCAACAAGACAGGTGTCTAGCCCTGCACGTCTGCCAAATATGGACTGCATTTGACCCCACTAGTCACTGCTAcatccttccctttcctctcctgccttcaatctttttatCCTTCAGcctctttcactcttctctcctcctctcctggaCATCCACAGAGAGGAGCAGGCGTCTCAGCTCTGGCTAACACTCTACACaatgg from Bos taurus isolate L1 Dominette 01449 registration number 42190680 breed Hereford chromosome 28, ARS-UCD2.0, whole genome shotgun sequence includes the following:
- the LOC112444733 gene encoding collectin-46-like, with the protein product MALLENPDQRETLDHLGLQVCLVQLEERAPHGGREAWDLQAHQAPKERLGPKVGGWYEVGGVGAPGMQGSPGPAGLKGERGAPGETGAPGRAGEAGPAGAIGPQGPSGARGPPGLKGDRGDPGERGAKGESGLTEVNALRQWVTILDGQLQHFQNAFSQYKKAVLFPDGQAVGEKIFKTAGAVKSYSDAQQLCREAKGQLASPRSAAENEAVAQLVRAKNNDAFLSMNDISTEGKFTYPTGESLVYSNWASGEPNNNNAGQPENCEQIYREGKWNDIPCSEPLLVICEF